One window from the genome of uncultured Umboniibacter sp. encodes:
- the rhlB gene encoding ATP-dependent RNA helicase RhlB, whose translation MNLLKRFFTKKKESLIAPNETATSTSKNVKEGTGGDRKRDNRNRSAKPKSAAKKNIAPKAKPIWTAAQFEVPVLEGKTRFHDLGIETSLLHGIADLGFQYCSPIQAESLPFALQGSDVVGKAQTGTGKTAAFLVAIINDLLRNPITEGRYAGEARSLVIAPTRELVMQIADDAKALTKHTDLKVHTLVGGMDYDKQLRQIEREYIDILVATPGRLLDFVSNRHCYLDECELLVIDEADRMLDMGFIPQVRRIIQASPRKENRQTLMFSATFTDDVNNLASQWTIDPHRIEIEPESVATDSVDQKVYMCSADEKFDVLYNVVKLPEVENVIVFANRRDTTHRLFDRLKAHGFKVGILSGDVAQARRVKTLEQFKNGQINIMVATDVAGRGIHVDGITHVINYTLPEEAEDYVHRIGRTGRAGSKGTSISFACEDDAFLLPNIEELLGDSLKCEQPPEELMKTAPYVKIETKSQPPRRNTGRRHPSGRR comes from the coding sequence ATGAACTTGTTAAAACGATTTTTTACCAAGAAAAAAGAATCTCTAATTGCTCCGAATGAAACCGCTACTAGCACTTCTAAGAATGTTAAAGAGGGCACAGGCGGCGATAGGAAGCGAGATAATCGTAACCGGTCTGCTAAGCCAAAGAGTGCGGCAAAGAAAAATATCGCACCCAAGGCGAAGCCTATTTGGACCGCAGCACAGTTTGAAGTTCCGGTACTGGAAGGTAAAACCCGTTTCCATGATCTTGGTATTGAAACATCACTACTGCACGGAATTGCCGATCTAGGTTTCCAATATTGTTCGCCTATTCAGGCGGAGTCTCTCCCCTTTGCATTACAGGGTAGTGACGTTGTCGGTAAGGCGCAGACCGGAACGGGTAAAACGGCCGCATTCCTGGTTGCTATTATTAATGACCTCCTCCGTAACCCCATTACCGAAGGTCGTTATGCAGGTGAGGCTCGATCGCTGGTGATCGCTCCAACACGCGAGTTGGTAATGCAAATTGCCGATGACGCTAAAGCGCTTACCAAGCATACTGATTTGAAGGTTCACACCTTAGTAGGCGGCATGGACTACGATAAGCAGCTGCGTCAGATTGAACGCGAATATATTGATATTCTGGTTGCTACGCCAGGACGCCTTTTAGACTTCGTCTCGAACCGCCATTGCTATCTTGATGAATGTGAATTACTGGTGATAGATGAAGCCGATCGCATGTTAGATATGGGTTTCATTCCCCAGGTACGCCGTATTATTCAGGCGTCACCGCGTAAGGAAAACCGTCAGACCTTAATGTTTTCTGCAACCTTCACGGATGATGTCAATAATTTAGCTAGCCAATGGACGATTGATCCTCACCGAATTGAAATTGAACCTGAGTCCGTGGCAACCGATTCGGTAGATCAAAAAGTCTACATGTGCAGTGCAGATGAAAAGTTTGACGTTTTGTATAACGTGGTCAAGTTGCCTGAAGTTGAAAACGTTATTGTATTTGCTAACCGCAGAGACACGACTCATCGACTATTTGATCGCTTGAAAGCGCATGGCTTTAAAGTGGGTATTCTGTCAGGTGATGTCGCTCAAGCCCGCAGAGTGAAGACTTTAGAGCAGTTCAAGAATGGGCAGATCAATATTATGGTCGCAACGGATGTTGCTGGTCGTGGTATTCATGTCGATGGGATTACTCATGTTATTAACTATACCCTTCCTGAAGAAGCAGAGGATTACGTTCATCGCATAGGGCGAACCGGTAGGGCAGGTTCTAAGGGCACCTCAATCAGTTTCGCCTGTGAAGATGATGCATTCCTGTTGCCAAATATTGAGGAGCTTCTTGGCGATTCACTTAAGTGTGAGCAACCTCCCGAGGAGCTTATGAAAACGGCGCCATACGTTAAGATTGAAACGAAGAGTCAGCCTCCTCGTCGTAATACAGGCCGCCGTCACCCATCAGGAAGACGATAA
- a CDS encoding DoxX family protein has translation MAGSKKLNNIDSTIAWFGNHDWGLGLPFPELLGWSVALLEFAGGFLILFGLATRVIALLLFVTMIVAAFTAHWANGWQMIADPSWFGVNERVAESAEKLTRAKDILRDHGNYGWLTSSGAIVILNNGIETAINYAVMLLALAKLGAGRWVSIDYWIERTLVRKVEAS, from the coding sequence ATGGCTGGGTCCAAAAAACTCAACAACATAGATAGTACTATTGCCTGGTTTGGCAACCATGATTGGGGGTTGGGTTTGCCCTTTCCTGAACTTTTAGGCTGGTCGGTGGCGCTGTTAGAATTCGCCGGAGGTTTTCTTATCCTATTTGGGTTAGCGACCCGTGTGATTGCGCTATTACTGTTTGTCACTATGATTGTCGCAGCGTTTACGGCACACTGGGCGAATGGCTGGCAGATGATTGCCGATCCGAGCTGGTTTGGTGTGAATGAACGTGTTGCTGAATCGGCGGAAAAATTGACTAGAGCGAAGGATATTCTGCGCGACCATGGTAACTACGGTTGGCTGACCTCTAGCGGCGCTATTGTCATCTTGAATAACGGAATTGAAACTGCGATTAACTATGCAGTAATGCTTTTAGCTTTGGCGAAACTCGGTGCAGGACGCTGGGTAAGTATTGACTACTGGATTGAACGAACCTTAGTCCGCAAAGTTGAAGCATCATAA
- a CDS encoding YciC family protein — protein sequence MSPLVQDTFKFFKQHWRYLVLFVAPIALIEHLAFRQLIDLTSIQEAQTDEALANALAAQFPTLATLELIFKPLLEGVVITATLTAVMSGAVATKVVIKRLLTVAPHLLLAFALRTVLVVFGLLMFIVPGVYLYMRLILMPVIVVDKSAGALSAMKQSWQLTGPAMGTVFVGLLQMIMWVFFPLFFIGQVIPAGAAMFFWAAFTAIALATFDIFKCRLYNELDK from the coding sequence ATGTCGCCTCTCGTTCAGGATACCTTTAAATTTTTTAAGCAGCACTGGCGCTACCTCGTACTTTTTGTTGCCCCCATTGCGCTGATAGAGCATCTTGCCTTTCGTCAGCTAATTGACCTAACTTCAATCCAGGAAGCGCAAACGGATGAGGCTCTCGCGAATGCGCTCGCCGCGCAATTTCCAACGCTGGCCACGCTAGAGCTAATTTTTAAGCCGCTGCTAGAGGGTGTTGTTATTACGGCCACACTCACGGCGGTGATGTCCGGTGCAGTGGCGACGAAAGTAGTCATAAAACGTCTACTTACTGTTGCGCCACATTTATTGTTAGCCTTCGCGTTACGTACGGTGTTAGTTGTATTCGGCTTGTTAATGTTCATTGTCCCAGGTGTTTACTTGTATATGCGCCTAATATTGATGCCAGTTATTGTGGTGGATAAATCAGCGGGTGCGCTTTCTGCGATGAAGCAGAGTTGGCAGCTTACTGGACCGGCAATGGGTACGGTCTTCGTAGGGCTTCTGCAAATGATAATGTGGGTTTTCTTTCCGCTGTTCTTTATCGGGCAAGTGATTCCTGCCGGTGCCGCAATGTTTTTTTGGGCCGCTTTTACAGCAATAGCGCTAGCGACATTCGATATCTTTAAATGTCGGCTCTATAATGAACTAGACAAATAA
- the prmC gene encoding peptide chain release factor N(5)-glutamine methyltransferase: MNVAQAIAAAAAELQTSTPDVDAKWLLADVLDCELTRLTLDRDRALSSEQLQRYREMVTRRATGEPVAYITGSRGFWSIDLKVSDSTLIPRADTECLVDYALQLSLSAKARVLDLGTGTGAIALALGTEKPSWSITAVDKFAEVVALAKRNQEQLQLANVTVAQSDWFSAIEGEFDLIISNPPYIDPLDPHLSQGDVVFEPLSALVSGENGLADIQILTREARHHLVHSGVLLIEHGHQQGVAVCKLMKDYGYDEVETHQDFGRNDRFTTARWRG; this comes from the coding sequence GTGAACGTAGCGCAAGCCATCGCCGCAGCGGCGGCTGAGTTACAGACATCCACGCCAGATGTGGATGCAAAGTGGCTGTTGGCGGACGTGTTAGATTGTGAGCTCACCCGCCTGACCTTAGATAGAGATAGAGCTCTGAGTAGTGAGCAGTTACAACGCTACCGTGAAATGGTTACTAGGCGTGCTACAGGAGAGCCCGTCGCCTACATTACTGGGAGCCGAGGCTTCTGGTCTATTGATCTCAAAGTGAGTGACAGTACGTTGATTCCGCGTGCGGATACAGAATGTCTGGTTGATTATGCTCTGCAGCTATCTCTCTCTGCCAAAGCCAGGGTATTAGATTTGGGTACAGGAACTGGCGCTATTGCGCTGGCGCTAGGCACTGAGAAGCCTAGCTGGAGCATTACAGCGGTTGATAAGTTCGCCGAGGTTGTCGCGTTGGCGAAGCGGAATCAAGAACAGCTGCAGTTAGCGAATGTGACCGTGGCTCAAAGTGATTGGTTTAGCGCTATTGAGGGGGAGTTTGATTTGATCATCTCTAATCCGCCGTATATTGATCCACTAGACCCTCATCTATCGCAGGGTGATGTTGTCTTCGAGCCTTTGTCAGCGCTCGTATCAGGTGAGAATGGCCTTGCCGACATCCAGATCTTAACACGTGAAGCCCGACACCATTTAGTTCACAGCGGCGTTTTGCTCATTGAACATGGTCATCAGCAAGGAGTAGCCGTTTGCAAGCTGATGAAGGATTATGGCTATGATGAGGTTGAAACCCATCAAGATTTCGGTCGTAATGATCGTTTTACTACTGCGCGCTGGCGCGGATAA
- the prfA gene encoding peptide chain release factor 1, producing the protein MKQSIREKLEQLVDRHEEVGQLLSDPAIISEQNRFRELSQEYAEIEPVVLEFNSWQRANSDMAEAKEMLGSGDSEMEEMAQEEINELASQIAAAEVELERLMLPKDPNDQRNVFLEVRAGTGGDEAAIFAGDLFRMYSRYAEGRGWRVEVISERDGEHGGYKEIITRVVGQGAFSALKFESGAHRVQRVPETESQGRIHTSACTVAVMPEADEMDAVEINKADLRVDTYRASGAGGQHVNKTDSAIRITHLPSGLVVECQEERSQHKNRAKAMSLLVTRLRDSAEQSRATEQAEERRNLVGSGDRSERIRTYNYPQGRVSDHRINLTLYKLDEIMQGDLGLVIEPLMQEHQADLLASLSEGDA; encoded by the coding sequence ATGAAACAATCGATACGTGAAAAACTTGAGCAATTAGTTGATCGTCATGAAGAAGTTGGCCAGCTGCTTTCGGATCCAGCTATTATTTCGGAGCAAAACCGTTTTCGCGAACTCTCCCAGGAGTATGCTGAAATTGAACCCGTCGTTCTAGAGTTTAACTCCTGGCAACGGGCCAATTCGGATATGGCTGAAGCAAAGGAAATGCTTGGTTCTGGCGACTCTGAAATGGAAGAGATGGCTCAAGAAGAAATTAATGAACTCGCTAGTCAAATTGCCGCAGCGGAAGTTGAACTCGAACGACTCATGCTGCCCAAGGATCCTAACGATCAGCGCAATGTCTTTCTTGAGGTTCGTGCGGGGACCGGCGGCGATGAAGCAGCGATTTTCGCTGGTGATCTATTCCGCATGTATAGCCGCTATGCTGAGGGCAGAGGTTGGCGCGTAGAAGTAATTAGTGAGCGTGACGGTGAGCATGGTGGCTACAAAGAGATCATTACTCGAGTCGTTGGGCAGGGCGCTTTCTCGGCGTTGAAATTTGAGAGTGGAGCCCATCGCGTACAACGTGTTCCTGAAACCGAATCTCAGGGGCGTATCCATACCTCAGCTTGTACGGTTGCCGTCATGCCAGAAGCTGATGAAATGGATGCGGTAGAGATTAATAAAGCGGATCTGCGAGTTGATACCTATCGCGCATCGGGCGCGGGTGGTCAGCATGTTAACAAAACAGACTCAGCAATTCGTATTACTCACTTACCTTCGGGTTTAGTCGTTGAGTGTCAAGAGGAGCGTTCTCAGCATAAGAACCGAGCTAAGGCGATGTCTTTGCTCGTGACTCGCTTGCGTGACTCGGCCGAGCAGAGCCGCGCCACTGAGCAGGCGGAGGAACGTCGCAACTTGGTAGGCTCCGGCGATCGGTCTGAGCGAATTCGTACCTATAACTACCCCCAGGGAAGAGTGAGTGACCATCGCATCAATTTAACGCTTTATAAGCTCGATGAGATTATGCAGGGAGACCTAGGCTTGGTCATTGAACCACTGATGCAGGAGCATCAAGCAGATCTACTTGCCAGTCTGTCCGAGGGCGATGCGTGA
- the hemA gene encoding glutamyl-tRNA reductase, with translation MLSAFSGSDIENYLERDLTYMPLLAIGFNHKSASLALREQLAFAPDALQNAHRALCSTSHADEAVIISTCNRTEIIVHGACDTREITEWLANFHQVSAAELAASLYSYTDRDAVAHLMKVASGLDSLVLGEPQILGQVKSAFAVALEAGTVTGTFHQLFQQIFSTAKRVRSQTAIGSSPVSVAYAAVTLAQRIFSDLSSTHALLIGAGETIDLVAQHLHQHGVASMVVANRTLARAEDVAARFQARGILLSEIPEHLPKADIIISSTASQLPVLGKGTVETAMNKRRHRPQFMVDIAVPRDIEGEVGQLEDVYLYTVDDLANVINDGLAAREQAAAQAVNIIDEQVDHYLESLRARDAVDTIKAFRQQISEQKTFELERALKSLERGEDPARVLNQFARALTNKIVHQPTNALSQAGREGRLEVIKWSRELFGIDDQPTLQEGNNETIDT, from the coding sequence TTGCTTAGCGCTTTTAGCGGCTCTGATATAGAAAACTACTTGGAACGAGATCTAACTTATATGCCTTTACTGGCGATTGGATTTAACCATAAGTCTGCGAGTCTCGCATTACGCGAACAGCTTGCCTTTGCTCCCGATGCGCTGCAGAACGCGCACCGAGCCCTGTGTTCGACATCGCATGCGGATGAAGCAGTTATTATATCTACCTGCAATCGCACCGAGATTATCGTTCATGGAGCCTGCGATACTCGTGAGATTACTGAATGGTTAGCGAACTTCCATCAAGTCAGCGCTGCAGAGCTTGCGGCAAGTCTCTATAGTTACACCGATCGAGATGCGGTCGCTCACCTAATGAAAGTAGCTAGCGGCCTTGACTCTCTGGTACTTGGCGAGCCACAGATTTTAGGACAGGTTAAATCTGCCTTTGCTGTGGCGCTCGAAGCGGGCACTGTGACAGGGACGTTCCATCAGTTATTCCAGCAGATCTTTTCGACCGCGAAGCGGGTTCGTTCGCAGACCGCAATTGGTTCAAGTCCAGTTTCGGTCGCTTACGCCGCGGTTACGCTGGCACAAAGGATTTTTAGTGACCTCTCTTCTACGCACGCTCTATTAATAGGTGCTGGCGAAACTATTGACTTGGTGGCGCAACATCTCCATCAGCACGGTGTTGCGAGCATGGTGGTAGCGAATCGAACGCTAGCTCGTGCTGAGGATGTAGCGGCTCGCTTCCAAGCGCGTGGAATCTTGCTCAGTGAGATTCCAGAGCACCTTCCGAAAGCCGATATCATCATTAGTTCTACGGCAAGTCAGCTCCCGGTTTTGGGCAAGGGCACGGTGGAAACAGCCATGAATAAGCGACGTCACCGTCCGCAATTTATGGTGGATATTGCAGTGCCTCGGGATATCGAGGGCGAAGTCGGACAACTGGAAGACGTTTATCTCTATACCGTCGACGATCTTGCTAACGTCATCAATGATGGATTAGCGGCTCGCGAGCAAGCGGCTGCGCAGGCGGTTAACATTATTGACGAACAAGTTGATCACTACCTTGAGTCGCTTCGAGCGAGAGACGCGGTAGACACTATCAAAGCATTTCGACAACAGATCAGTGAACAAAAAACGTTTGAATTGGAACGCGCCTTAAAATCATTGGAGCGTGGCGAAGATCCTGCGCGTGTATTGAACCAATTTGCCCGAGCCTTAACGAATAAAATTGTCCATCAGCCTACCAACGCGCTTAGTCAAGCGGGAAGAGAAGGGCGACTGGAAGTAATTAAGTGGAGTCGAGAATTGTTTGGTATTGATGACCAACCGACGTTACAAGAAGGTAATAATGAAACAATCGATACGTGA